The sequence below is a genomic window from Cryptosporidium parvum Iowa II chromosome 6, whole genome shotgun sequence.
TTTTTTGGTTGGAAATATATAAAGGATATAATTTGCCgccaaatattttctaagTAATTCTGTCACCCCTTGTACtctaaaaaatattattacgattcttttctttttaatttaataaaagatcAAATGACTACTCAAACTGATTCAAGATCAAGTTCTTCCAAAATATTGAGGAATGCAACAATAGCATTCTTTCTCATTCTGGCAATAGTTTTATTTGTCGTTATTTCCAGGACtactatttatttgataGACAATTTATacttctttaaaaaaattgaacAAATTTCAGGTGgaaatctttttattttatacagtttaatacttttaaatTCTATTTTCTATGCTTTACTTCCATTCAGCTTTGAACCATTAATCTTTTTGTCCGCAGTTTACTATTACAAGAATTTCCCATTCTATCAAGGATTAGCTTTATCCATGCTCTCTATAATTATTGCAGTTAATGTTGGCTCAATTATAATTATGTTAATATCTcgtaaaataatttatccATATATTAAGAGAAAACAAGAAAACTGGGATTACTTAAATGCTTTAAATGATGCTTCAGATAATCTTGGACTTGTGTTCGTAATATTGGCGAGACTCATTATTACTCCTCATTTCTTCTATGACATCATCTTTGGTCTTACTAACATCTCAATTCCACAACTAATCATTGGTAACTTTACCTTTTTCCCTCGATACCTTTCCATTTCAATCTTTTCCGtagttattaataatatcgATATTTTCAAGGATAGATTAATTAACTTAAACTCAGATCCATCTAGTGCAATGTTCTTCGCATCCATTTCTTGGATATCGTTCTTAATCCTAGTTGGTCTACTCCACAGAAGCTATCTAAAAGTCAAGGGAAGAATTCCTCTCCCTACTGAAGAGAATCATTCAAGTCTTAAAAATTCCACTAATGCGTTAAATGTTGAAGCCCGTGTATAGTTTGGTTAAATGTTTTACATGCGCGCCTAAAATGCATACAATCTACATGTACTTGTGTCCGAAAAATTGTTGAAATACGAAGGAGACTATTTTTAGggataatttaatttagtTTGATGTTAATGTTcttaaaaaagttattgGGGTGATTTTTATTAGTTATGTAGTACTAATTGATAATTACTTATTTGTTACTTTTTTTCtagttttaataaaatgttaaataaagtaataaaattcATTGATATCAAAATTCCTATTTCCAATTTGTGGAATTGGTGGAAAGAATGGAACCAAAGAGTCTTGGCTTCCAATATATAAGTTATTATAAATTCTCCAATAGACACTTCTAACTTTCTTTGCTGGGTGGAAGAGCCCCTGCAAAAGGTAGTTTAAGATAACTCCAGGACCTAGGGCGACTCTAAATGCATCTAGGGCTTCGTATACAGCTTGAACTAAATGAGGAGAGTTCTCAAAGACGTTTGGCCAAAGAAAGTTAAGTAGATGGATTAGAGCATCATTGCATCCTGTCCCTGCTACTCCTAAAGCCAAATGCTTACAAGCCCATGCTGCTGTTTGCCTATGAACCTGATCTCTATCTGTAAGAGCTACCTCCAATAAAGGAGTTAAAGCATAAATATAATCCTTTGACATTGTTCCAATGTATTCAAACATAAATGAAAGAGTCTTTAAAACTCCATTTTGGACATTAAGGTCTGGAATCCTATATTCATTCATTATAGCTGGAAGTACTGTGTAAGGCATAcaaatttctgaaattatAGCAATAGCAATAGTAGTACAAACTCTAAGTTGTCTCTCTTGTACTCTTAAGTTGTTTAACAAAGTTACTAATACATCTTGTGGTCCTATAGTCTTTGCAATATGACCAAAAGTTTTGACTGATGCTCTCCTAATAGACTTCTTATTAGCTTTAAGACTATCTAAAAGATCAAAACAAATTCTGTCCCATTCTTTAGGAGATACAAAATCACCTCCTTTCTTTGCACAGCATCCTAAAAGCTGTATGATATTTTCTTGTACTTTTTCATGTCTATTTTTCAGAATTGGGGTTAATCTTGGAACTAATTCTTTGATTGGAGGGCTTAATTTCTCTACTCTTACTTGAGTTACTATTGCATGTAATGCTCCAATAATACTCCCAAGAACTTCTGGATATTCTTCGCCTAAATATTCGTATAGAAATAATCCAATATGAGCAATCATTTGTTCTTCTTCACATTGTTTCATAACTCCAATAATACCAGCTACTAAATCTGCAGCTGTTTGTCTTGCTCTTGGAGAAGGAGTATTAAGACGCCATCTAATAATTGAGGATATTTGGGGTAAGTATTGTTTAGATCTTGTTCCAAGTAAAGTTAATATTCTACCTACATTTTCAACAACAGACGAATCCTCGTCAGTAGAACTTTCCTGAAAGATGTATAATATTCCATCAACTAAGA
It includes:
- a CDS encoding hypothetical protein (transcripts identified by EST) — its product is MTTQTDSRSSSSKILRNATIAFFLILAIVLFVVISRTTIYLIDNLYFFKKIEQISGGNLFILYSLILLNSIFYALLPFSFEPLIFLSAVYYYKNFPFYQGLALSMLSIIIAVNVGSIIIMLISRKIIYPYIKRKQENWDYLNALNDASDNLGLVFVILARLIITPHFFYDIIFGLTNISIPQLIIGNFTFFPRYLSISIFSVVINNIDIFKDRLINLNSDPSSAMFFASISWISFLILVGLLHRSYLKVKGRIPLPTEENHSSLKNSTNALNVEARV